TCACCGCGAAACTCACCGAGAGCAAGACCATTCCGAGAGCCAGACTCAGAACAAATTCTCCCTTGTCGTACTCCAGAGCCATTGCGGTAGTCATGGTTCGCGTGAATCCCCGGGCATTTCCACCCAGCATCATACTGATCCCCACCTCGGCAATAACCCGGCCAAAGGCAGCAATAACCGCTGCCACGATGCCAAAACGTGCTTCCCGCACAATAATCAGAGCTGTCTGCAGAGGAGAAGCTCCGAGAGTCATGGCGGTCTGTTTGTAGCGTTCATCGATTCTGCTGATGGCAGAGATGGTAAACACGGTTACTATTGGCAGGATGAGAATCACCTGCCCAAGAATGATTGCCTTCTGGGTGTAGAGTAGATTGAGAGCCCCCAGAACTCCTCGTCTCGAAATGAAGCTGTAAACAAGCAGGCCCACCACCACTGTTGGCAGAGCCAGCAAAGTATTGAGAATAGTGATCAGCAGCCGCTTGCCCCGGAAATCCTGGCAGGCGATGAAAAAGCCTGCCGGGATGCCAGCAACACTGGCAATCAGGGTGGAACTGAGGCTCACTTTCAACGACACCGAGACGATGTTGACGAGCTCAGGATCGAGCGAGCCCACCAGAAGAATTGCTGAAAAGATGCTGTCAGCGAGGAAGCCCATGATCTCTTACTCCGGCTTTTTCATCTTCG
The window above is part of the Deltaproteobacteria bacterium genome. Proteins encoded here:
- a CDS encoding ABC transporter permease produces the protein MGFLADSIFSAILLVGSLDPELVNIVSVSLKVSLSSTLIASVAGIPAGFFIACQDFRGKRLLITILNTLLALPTVVVGLLVYSFISRRGVLGALNLLYTQKAIILGQVILILPIVTVFTISAISRIDERYKQTAMTLGASPLQTALIIVREARFGIVAAVIAAFGRVIAEVGISMMLGGNARGFTRTMTTAMALEYDKGEFVLSLALGMVLLSVSFAVNLLFNYVQGRTETSEA